Proteins encoded within one genomic window of Lagenorhynchus albirostris chromosome 9, mLagAlb1.1, whole genome shotgun sequence:
- the PRR33 gene encoding proline-rich protein 33: MLTSAASVAPEMAGRRPPGPPGPPPPLLPKPGKDNLRLQKLLRKAARKRTSRAGPPAPPGPFRTSLSPVSEAGHDQETPAPRPAEAPRAVATLPCSPHTRVIHRVASPLQRSTFSISLTQLRSLASRSKPTGPRLAAPVAEPAQSPCGFAQVSGPTVRGTHNSQVRFRRAPSPQAGTPAPSPVAPDGGPGDRAQGTAIRPPRAQPLLPVVRIHSLPARAQAASPRHGEPSVPRPAPGFQASGPREASSRVVVSIAPTYRSPGPSPYRLASGAPEAGHREDPAPAGPAAEAEQVSSPQEASSPAPPSGTHPCPVPKVAPKPQLSGWTRLKKQLLEEAPFPGPEPSPGHAGLGGAAPTDSAPRPAPASRSSRMWDAVLCRMSVAESRGGQVGPRDGVCAPPGLSRLPFLYWPRFNARKLQEVAAQPPPTRYPIPALSPQPQNFNRSAAGWRPQ, encoded by the coding sequence ATGCTCACCTCGGCTGCCTCCGTGGCCCCTGAGATGGCTGGCCGGCGCCCCCCGGGGCCCCCGGGACCCCCCCCACCGCTGCTGCCCAAGCCCGGGAAGGACAACCTGCGTCTGCAGAAGCTCCTGAGGAAGGCAGCCCGGAAGAGGACGAGCAGGGCCGGGCCGCCTGCCCCGCCCGGGCCTTTCCGCACGTCCTTATCCCCCGTGAGCGAGGCCGGCCATGACCAGGAGACCCCGGCCCCGCGGCCCGCGGAGGCGCCGCGGGCGGTGGccaccctgccctgctcccccCACACCCGCGTCATCCACCGCGTGGCGTCCCCCCTGCAAAGGTCCACGTTCTCCATCAGCCTCACCCAGCTCAGGAGCCTGGCCTCACGCTCCAAGCCCACGGGGCCCCGGCTCGCAGCCCCGGTGGCAGAACCCGCCCAGTCCCCCTGCGGCTTTGCCCAGGTCTCAGGCCCCACCGTGAGGGGCACCCACAACAGCCAGGTGCGCTTCCGCCGGGCACCGTCCCCGCAGGCCGGGACCCCTGCGCCCTCCCCAGTGGCCCCGGATGGTGGGCCTGGCGACCGGGCCCAGGGCACAGCCATCCGCCCTCCCAGGGCTCAGCCCCTGCTGCCTGTGGTCCGCATCCACTCACTGCCCGCCAGGGCCCAGGCTGCCAGCCCTCGGCACGGCGAGCCCTCTGTGCCCAGGCCGGCCCCCGGCTTCCAGGCCTCAGGGCCCAGAGAGGCCAGCAGCCGGGTGGTGGTGTCCATTGCCCCCACCTACCGCTCACCAGGACCCTCGCCTTACAGGCTGGCCTCTGGGGCCCCCGAAGCCGGGCACCGGGAGGACCCCGCCCCGGCCGGCCCTGCCGCTGAGGCTGAGCAGGTCTCCAGCCCCCAAGAGGCCTCATCCCCTGCCCCACCGTCAGGCACCCACCCGTGCCCTGTCCCCAAAGTCGCGCCCAAGCCCCAGCTCAGCGGCTGGACACGCCTCAAGAAGCAGCTGCTGGAAGAGGCCCCCTTCCCGGGGCCAGAGCCGAGCCCGGGGCACgcggggctgggaggggcagccCCCACTGACTCGGCGCCCCGGCCGGCCCCCGCCTCACGGTCCTCCAGGATGTGGGACGCAGTGCTGTGCCGCATGTCAGTGGCAGAGTCCCGTGGCGGCCAGGTGGGGCCCCGGGATGGGGTGTGCGCCCCGCCTGGCCTCAGCCGCCTGCCCTTCCTTTACTGGCCTCGCTTCAACGCCCGGAAACTGCAGGAGGTGGccgcccagccccctcccacGCGCTACCCCATCCCGgccctgagcccccagccccagaaCTTCAATCGTTCGGCAGCTGGCTGGAGGCCCCAGTGA